ATATTAGTGATGTAAAGAGACTTAGGTAGATCgttcattttatttaaaattttcaagtcTTATGAgtaatatttataatacaaaatttcGGTTTCTCTTTGCTTTCTTTCTCAAATCAAGAGTGATCATCATAGCTTTCTTGCTGTAAGAGTTCTTCATTAATCCTCCAACCCGACAGGTCAAGGAATAATCCGTCGCggatctgagctccatttaagggtctgcCGCTGGCCAATGAGTTGTTGCATGGATTCGAACCCCCAACACTTGTTTAAGCGGATGAGTGAGCTgaccactagaccaacccaagttggttGATACACATCATAATTAACAACCATGCTGTGTGTACCGAAAGTCAGCAACTAAATTAATCATCGGATAGAAATTAACAACATTGCATAACTAATTCAACAGTGAAATAAGAAaaggttagagagagaggtACCTGTCCGTCGGAGAGGAAGCCGGCAACATCAATGACGGTGGTGAAGTCTTTAGGAAGCAGTTCCGGCTTGTTTACTCCAACTTTTGCTCCCTCTGCAGCTCCAATCCCTGCATACATGCCAATTGAGAtttgagaaacaacaaaaatcGAAGATATGAGAAGGaattaagttaaataattacCTCCGAAGAAGAAACCGAGTGAAAGTGCAGCTGAGAGAGCAAAGTGAAGAGGCTTGGAAGTGataatgttgttgttgttgtgagatgaagagaggtgacaCGACAGCGTCTTAGGTGGTTGTTGTAAGTGTGGTGTTCGGAAAGGACGAGACGTATTTGATGATGAGCAAGTCAGAGAcgaagatgatgatggtgataacGATGCAATCTGAGTTAGATAACGAGCCATCATCATACTTCTTTCTTGCTTTACGCTCTCCTCTTGGAACATATAAATGCGTTCGTTGTGGTGGTTGTGAGTTCTGATCATCACCCCTTTGTTTTGGGCTCTGAACTTTACTATTTGGGCTTGAAAAGTGAGTGCAACATTCATGCTGCATGGTGTTACCTATTGTGGGCTTGTTTAATTAACTTGCCCAGTCCAAAAATTAAACACTTATTCCTTAaactatttttatcttttggttCTAGTATTTTTGTGGAAACTCCACTTTCGAATTTAGGGTAGACTAATCCACATCTAATAAAgtatattatttagtatttgcAATACATTATAGAGTATAGACACAGCAATCGAGCTAACTTATTTTTTTGTAGGACAATATCTTCATAAACAAAACCcgtataaattttgataaacttCTACATAAAAATTGTGTAATCTCGCTATCAAAAAGGGTTACTCTTCCTAGAagtcaaattcattttcattccATCATTAGAAATTTTTATCAACTGCCTAAGCCATTACTTCAAACTTCAATCTTAAATGTTGAGATTCGAATTGTTTGGTACTCAGAAAGATGTATCTCAAGCAACATTTCCGGTATTTGATTCAGGTCAAACATAAAATGTAATTCATATTCCAGATTGCATGCAAGGGAAAGGGAAAGGAGTCTCAGTTTCCTCCAAGTTTCACAAGCACAGTAAATATAAGACAATCCCAGCAAGAAGAAACAAATACGGACAGGATCTAAGGGAAGTAAATAGGCCAGTTGTAATAGTATGCATCTCGGTGTTCCTTGTCCCAGGTCTTGTTCCACTGCAAACCACACATGTTTTCGTGAGAATTAAGGTTAGATTTTCACAAACCATTAGCACAAATTATCAGCTCTGTTGGGCGATAAATCTCCAGAAAAATTGCATctagaaaagaaagcaaagtgGCATACCAGGAATTCATAGCGCTGACCCTTCTTCTTTGCCCTTTTCCAATGGTACTGCTCGTATAACATTGCCTTATCATGAAAGCTGCGCATTAGAGGATCTTAGTTTAATTTCCGCAAACAAGTTGATGCAAAAGGAAGCAGCAAAAAGCAAATCACGAACCGGGAATTAAAAAATAGATGGGATGGGATAAACAAATTAACTCAATATTTTCATTAGCAGGACAATGGATAAGAAAACAAACCAAGAAGGCAAGAAGAATGCAAGACATCAATCTTGAACCAACACATTCTCTCACCCACAGAATGATTGTTTGTATCTGCATAACGTGAAGAATTATCTCCTTTCCTTTTTCGTTTAGATTTAAATGTGTTAATTGTTGAAATAGTAGTAACCTACATTACACTCCTAGTTTACACTTCCACATTTTGAAATATATGAATTCTTAATTTGTTGGCATATTCGAAAAACCCGAAATAGATTAAAAACTGAAGCCTATTGAACAGGCAGCCAAGTTAAAACCTCTCCCATCATCCTCCACCTTATGTTCATGCACTTATGAGAATCGaaatgccaaaaaaaaaaatgaatacttCAAACAAATGCATCAGCACATACACATAACTCTACGAATATAACCAcaccgaaaaacagaaagagatCAATTTTGTGCATTATAATGAGACAGCATATAATAGCATGCATTATGAGTTCATTGCAGCATTTCTACAAGCACATAACAGACGACCCAATCAACAATCAgcgaaacaaaacaaaacaaaaaaaaacttgaacaaaaaaaaaactacagtGAAGTGAACACTAGCCGATTTCTCAATGATTACatagcctaaaccctaaacccttttATTGAAGGAATAGAAGGGAGAGTGAGAAAGAGAGGTACTTGAAGGTGTAGCTGAGCTGCCACACGTAGGGATTGAAGTAAGTGAGAACCGCGAAAGCGGCGGCTCCGATCCAAATGTTGACGAACCTCTCAGGCTCAGCGTGTGGCACACCTGGGTCTCCACGATAAGCTTTTCCGAAATActtctccatcttcttcttctttctctctctttctacaACCACTCCACACTCCTTCTCTTATCCTCTACTGTGTCACCTTCTTTTATATAGTGCCCCTCTACGACGTCGTTTGCTCCCTAGAAGTTCTAATTCTTTTCCATTGCATATTAGGAAGGTAGGTCCATGGGCCAttgcttaaaaaaaaaagatatctcTCATGGGCTCCAAAAATGATCTAAACCTTAATGCACTTGAAAATGTTTGGGCCCCACAGCCCTGACAAAAAATATTTGGGCCAAATTTTTGGTAATTGATCTTGGGCTGAAAACCTCCCAAAACTTTAACTAGTGCTTttgttttattaagttttaacGCTGATTAATCCACCTAAAATGAATCATGGCGCCAAAACTTAAGAAATGATGTATGAAAGCAGAATTCAGAAAAAGCAGTTCCtgagcaaaagaaataaaagaaaagcagTTAAAGTTGGGTGATTTTGATTGTGTTGCAGAAATTTTTACCTCATGAGGAAGGTGCCAAAGTACATAGCCATATATGTGAAGAGTAGGGTGAAATAAATCAAATCATGTGAAATAATCTTATTTGAGTGTATCTGATCCAAATTCACATGGTGTTATATATGGTAAAGAGTGAAGACAAATACATTGTAGGGGTATATACTATATACACATGATTTGAacctttgcttttctattgcaATGGGTCCATGGGGTACGGTCCTCGCTCCCTTCCTAAACCTAATTATCATAACCACGAAATGTCTAAAGATATATGTATTTGcctgtaatttttattttattagattactttaatttataaatatgagCTTGGATTGGATATGCTATTGCTAGGATATCCCAGATATGCACTCTTGTCCTTCAACATGAGACACTTTTGACGTTATGCCGACAGTTATATCCACCTTATAGGGAATCATCTTATTTTCAACATTCTAAGCTAAATTTGGAAAAACCTTCAGTGTAtcgttattttttttagtttctatATCTTCCGAGCGCAGATAATACGTCGTGTTGTTGCTtaatctataacaatatataaagaaaatacaGAGAAAATGGTGTCCCGTTTTCATATTCCCATTTTAACCTTGACGTAGCTACAATTTAAAAATTGGTATAAAATGTAATTACCATTAACTTTTCTTCATTTATATTAGGGTTACCTTCTTATTTTACGCACAACTCCTATTCATAgcatctttttctttgtttcactACGTACAGGTAGTAATCTCTTTTATCTTTCAGATAATAATCCTATTAGCCTCGTAATAATAATGTGACTAATGtatatataaatcaaatatataacTTCAAAACATTTAGTTTAAAGAAGTTAATGTACTATATATGAATAATGAtcatttaatcattttttttcatatatatataattatttataggtacctatttaataattttaattttttgtaaaaaaatagaatttcgTAATAATTCTCTGtcgtattaataaaaaaaattccctTCCTTATATCATTTCGATTCTCTCTGTCGGCTCACTGCTACTTTATAGAGAGAGACCTCCATATCTCACTCATGGCTCCCTATCCTTTACTGTGCTTTCTCTTAATCTTTaatgtacttttttttcttcattttttttatattattagacctaatattatatatgtctAATCTAATGAATAAGGTATATAATATGTACGTGTATCTATCACTAACACAATATTAACATATACCAATTCATATTTATATTGTCCATTATTTTAAGTGCATTATTAGAttccctttttttattaaaaaaaagaattgaaatttCATGGTGGGTGATGACTAAGATGATATTCAGAGAAACAGTTTTGCTTTCAATGTGTGATGATGAATAAAAGTTGTATCTTATCAGGGAGCTAGGAAGGGGAAATTATTATTTGAGAATcgaaaacaattaaaaaagatCATTGTTATGCATATTACATGGACATAATCacttttaggtttagggtttattttcTGGTGGCTAAAAAATGTTGGTGATGAAATTCTATCTTTCAACCATGTCATATAAACAAACTTTCAAGCTTGATTAGACtgtaattttcatttttgtccCCCTTATTCAATTTTCTCTATCGCAAATTAAATAAACACTAGATTAGTTAGATCTTAGATGTATGATAAACAATGAAACACCACCTTACTCTCTATTTTGTGGCTTAAAATCAGCAAATTAAAGTTGTTAATCACCTTGTACACGTTTCTCATCAATCACAAACTTTCCATCACATCTATTCTGATTTCTTGAACTTTATATAGCTAACCACATTATTGACCACTTTACGAGGGTGAAATTCAAGCTCACTTTCAATATGTGACAACCAATATAAAAGCTCCACTTTCTATCGATTTGAACgcaaattatttaagaaaacaacaaaagtaTTGGTCtcatcaataacactatctttcttatatatattgattgatAGGTTAGTTGTTTTTAACACTTTATATATagttagaaattaaaatggctAAAAGTCTAACGGTATATATAGATGCATATATAATGCAACACAACGAACTAATTAAAACCTTTAAACTTTGTTGATAgagtatttaatttaattattgaaaataaatattaatgtaGCATTGTTATTGTGACGACCAAGCATGCATGTGATAATGGATTATCGATGAGTCCTGCCAACGTACGAATGAACAAGGAAACCTAAGCTactgtttttatttattcaaagtTGTGGTCATTGTGTGACCAAGTCCATTAGTTACTGTTTCTGTGTGGATTCACATATTAAATTTCAGTCAATTCCAACTTGATGATGAGGTTTTGTTTGATGCTTCGAAGTTGCAACAAAACACTCCTAATCATCAATAGTTGGTCATGTTAATTAGCATTGCACCCTTTCTGTTTGtttaattatacaaaatattattctGAGACagatattttaaaagaatttggatccaagcaggttggtcaaaatggcggagtgcatctgatTTTATATGCGATAAAAAAGTGTTTTTAAAACTTAAacgtaaattctatcgcactgcTATAAGATcggctatgctttatggtacggagtgttgggcggcggCTAAAGGGAAGCACGAACATAATCTAAATGtagcagagatgaagatgttgagatggataagtggtcatacgcgattggataaaataaggaacgaaaatataagaaaaagagtTGGACCCAGTTAGGAAGGTGAAAGGCAGAGAAAGACCTAAGAAGATCATTCATAATATGGTCAAACAAAATCTATATGTAAACAGTTTCTCTATAAACATGATACATAACAGAACTCAATAGAATCacttgattcatgtagccgatcCCACCTAGTGGGGTCAatgtttgattgttgttgtattttaaaagaatttaattttaatgtattattagtataaaattattttacacatacgtatttttaattacataacgtcacattaataaaaaataactattttttacattaattgtataatatctaaaaaaatgattataattacacaactatataaaatattttacacacaATTATATAACTTTATcggtacatcaaaattaaatttattttaaaatgtttagCTTATTAAGATGTTTAGTACGATTTCATAAACACCATAAAAAATGTCTGATACAAAAAGTTCTTGCAGGGGAAAGAAccatttttaattcaaaaaagaaagtgaaaagtTAATGATGAATGGGTTGTATCtccaagaaaaaataatatataaatacatttgAGACCTGTTATTGTCTGATACTTTTTTAGCACAATGACATTGTGATGGATTTCTAGAAAAGTGACTAAACAATAATAGTTGGATCGAGTACATAcacatttaatttgatttttaaaatcgtAAGCATGCatttttgtttctaaaattttgaAGGTACTGATGTAGTTTCCAAAATTGCATTCAATAGGTTAATTTATTGTTTGTTAGTCAAttgttaatcaaattttattagAGATACTTCGATAAagatgtttaaaatattttttttaaagatatttgttattaactaaaatttaatacatataattgattaaattatattatttttgttaaaattagatcagacaaattaatttgattaaaaaattagtaaatcaAACCttgaatcaatttaaattaatgtttttttatagaaaatgactacaataatcttattataaaaaataagtaaaatatttttattatatatatttttttaattttaaaaatcttaaattctaatcTTANTTATCGATTTTTTGGAgaaatcaatttatttgatctaattttgataaaaataacatagtttaaccaattatatatattgaaatttaattacttaaaaatattaaaaaaaacgttTTAAGCGTCTTTATCTAAGTGGCTCCCATTTTATTATACTTTATATGTTTAACCGTTAAGTAGTGATATAATTGTAAAATAGTaatgtttaattaattattttcttttaaaattaataaattctcTTCCTCCATCCTCTTATCTACCTCTCTCGttctctatttctctctataatttttactctaatttatattttatattactaatttgacaAACCAAAATATTTCATGAgatattcttttattataattaaaattaaatatttttttctaaaatgaaCAAACTTTCACtccccttctttttttttatttttctgtctcttttctctctcatttTATATCTCTacgtttttgttttaaaaaaattagtaaaaaatattataatttaagtaaattcataaaattataaaaatatattaaatttataagcaaatataattaaaaataatttcataatattcacataaaaatatattattatttatgtatatttttttagttttttatttaattttaattttttattgtttatctttttaatttatatttttactatccttcaaatatttattacatataactTGAAAAGAATACTAATATTGTGATTATCATTAGAATCTagatttaattgtttaaaaaaattgattttaaattaattttataacaagcaatataaattttgtatactaatatctaattatattttgatatatatatatatatatagaaaatatattatttttaaataacaaacatgaaaattaattatttttatttgtgctaCATACTTAACAcctaatcaaatataaatatatacacaTTAAATCCTTTTAAGTTTTAGATAATGaatattaaatcaattattattaaaaaattaaactcttgaaaataataactaaaaaatttattatttaattttttttatctacacCGATCTTGGTATTTTAAGCCGACAGCAACTTTTGTCTCatgcaaattttttataaaatagtttgattttataaattttttgtgtcatAATCTATAATAACATTAAAACAAAGCgagtataatttttaaagatttataaTATTGTTACGAGTAGCCAGTAATATATAATGGCTATATCTatgatttctttcttttgtttttcctcTTCAATAAAAGTAAATTCGTTTATTTGTACATTCAATAGTAGTCATGTTACTATaaggctttttttttttttttcataacatGTTAAAAATCTGGAAAATAATTCAAATGAGTAGTGTCCTATTTTTTTCACGGGGAAATGGACTGTGATCTCTCTTGGCTTTCCATCTATAAATAGTAAGCTTCAATTTGGACTTATATAAGATAAAGCCATGAATGAAGGCAGTGGTAGGACTTCATTACTCAGAAATTGACTTGATTGGAATCACAGTGCTAACACAAGTTCGGGGAATGAAATAGGGTTACTGGGTTAGCAAAGTTTCGGGAgcccttttttttcttgaaatgGTAAAAGAGGGAAAAGGGTACACAAAAGCTCCCAGGAGGATAGAGAGAACAGCAGTCAAGAACTATGACCAGAGAATTTGGAGAGAATCAGAATCAATCATCTTAAGTCTacgataaaattaattattaatataaaatatatgttactcgaatataaaatatatattaaaaataaattaaaaaatatataataattaattgttgGTGTGTCTACTGTCTAACTgtctatattatttttaaatcaaaattgttaaaaaaattgagataaaaTATAATGGACCATagctataaaaaaaaatataatagatgaaatcgttaataaataattaaaaaattgcatCATTTGGTTGTTATTGAGTTTAAAGTTGTCGGTAAAACCGTAAAAGCGATAATTAATTTCGATAGTAATAAATTCAATAGTACTTAATAATGTTTTTGTAGTGAATGTGCTAATAGTATAAATTATCTTAAAATAATTGTTAATCTTAAATTAcatctattttttcaaaaaattatttatgtaaataatataaaaaataaatatttttattgataaatacacgtataaaattattttatattaatcgtccatcaaaattattttaattacttttatccAAATCGAAATATAGAAATACTGTTCTCAAAATTATTGCTGTCAAACTGCCACTAAACATAGAGATAGTGGAGATTGAAGAAACTGCCGCTAATGGCCACGGCTATGAGTCGTTTCTGTTGTAGTGATTATTCCTAACAAAATTTCTGAGCATACATAAAGCTAATTAAACTAAGGCATAGTAACTTTAATTTATACATGCACTATGCATATTTATTTCAAGGCACGCATCAATGTatgtgaaaaaatatatatatttgtaattGATGAACCTCTACAATCCAATGAAATTAACAAGTAAAATTTTTaccattaattaaaataacataaaaaaaaaagaaagtagagAAGAAGCACCTAATACACAAAATTAGAATACCAATAATTAATAACTGCGCTCATCCGAACAAAGAAGCATTGCTATGCATCGGCGAAGAATGTAGAATTTGGCTCTTTGCTCCTTCATGAGATGTCTGCACTTCTTCCCA
This sequence is a window from Arachis duranensis cultivar V14167 chromosome 2, aradu.V14167.gnm2.J7QH, whole genome shotgun sequence. Protein-coding genes within it:
- the LOC107476289 gene encoding thylakoid lumenal 15.0 kDa protein 2, chloroplastic is translated as MNVALTFQAQIVKFRAQNKGVMIRTHNHHNERIYMFQEESVKQERSMMMARYLTQIASLSPSSSSSLTCSSSNTSRPFRTPHLQQPPKTLSCHLSSSHNNNNIITSKPLHFALSAALSLGFFFGGIGAAEGAKVGVNKPELLPKDFTTVIDVAGFLSDGQEKRLAQEIADLENETGYKLRVLAQNYPDTPGLAIKDFWQVDDRTVVFVADPTFGNILNFNVGASVDLDIPRSFWSRLAGKYGNIFYWKEKGEDASIEAAVMAISNCLREPVGPNNCSEVK
- the LOC107476290 gene encoding uncharacterized protein LOC107476290 is translated as MEKYFGKAYRGDPGVPHAEPERFVNIWIGAAAFAVLTYFNPYVWQLSYTFNFHDKAMLYEQYHWKRAKKKGQRYEFLWNKTWDKEHRDAYYYNWPIYFP